Sequence from the Falsibacillus albus genome:
ATTCATGGAGCCTTTCTCCATACTGCTCGATCCAATGGATGACCACTTTTGCAGTCATTTCCCGGCCCTTGTACTCATGGCCGGCTTTGGCATATGTCGTTTCGAAATCTTCCCATAGGAGTTCGACCAAGCTCCGTGCACGCCCATGGCTGATTTGATCATTTTTGATCAACAATAAATCGGTTAATTTATCAATGTATTCATTCATAATTTACACCTCTATTCCCATTAAAATATCCCTTTGAAATAACATAGTCCTTCATTAAATCATTCATACTAAAGTTACGTGGGAAAGCATTGCATTCAGATCTTTGCTTTTTCATGAGTGTTCAAGACATGCTTGCAGGAGGCTATTTTATGCGAAACAAAAAGAATGGATTTCCATATGGAAATGACAATAAGTTCGAAGGCGAACCACGGGCAAAAGCCGAATATTCTTCTAAAAGAGCCAACGGGAC
This genomic interval carries:
- a CDS encoding YfhJ family protein, whose amino-acid sequence is MNEYIDKLTDLLLIKNDQISHGRARSLVELLWEDFETTYAKAGHEYKGREMTAKVVIHWIEQYGERLHEFAARNPRYKHLLEDSDDVKH
- a CDS encoding small, acid-soluble spore protein K, encoding MRNKKNGFPYGNDNKFEGEPRAKAEYSSKRANGTINTHPQERMRASNQREQDSFETY